In the genome of Marispirochaeta sp., one region contains:
- a CDS encoding aldehyde ferredoxin oxidoreductase family protein produces the protein MKGFFNRILRINVSNHSFTYENLSDDTLSSTLGGKGLGIHLLSKENPVGADPFSPENRLIICVGPITGTRIWSQSRYGVFSKSPATGGFCESYCGGELAPRIKGCGADAVIIEGKSDSLVFLSVTEDRVDFHDASGIAGAETYDAEKYILSRSGKSSGAMVIGPAGENLVVQAAIKSDLWRSAGRGGLGAVMGSKGIKGISFNGTRKADVANPEMVTNLVKNIASTWKDSPVTKKYQTYGTPSQVAVTNGAKCFPTRYWQSGVSEHWQNLSAEYMHEHFEVSKHGCPSCFLQCTKHARVKSGRHAGLEIDGPEYETIYALGGLNCLDSLEEVAWLNDICDRLGLDTMSAGNLSALAVEAYKRGKTDFAIDYNQPDRMAEFFTLLAHAEGAGAVFAKGIKSAAAELGLEDIAVHVKGLEPAGFDPRVLKGMGLSYATSPRGACHLRGTFYKAELTGEVDPDVIPGKARYHIDYEDRAALFDSMILCRFFRDFYLWDELSEMVEATTGMRMNKKELELLANRITQQTRAFNHREGIGPEQDTLPKRILNEATKEGAVLSEADLHTMIQEYNKIREERDAKAEISS, from the coding sequence TTGAAAGGTTTCTTCAATCGGATACTCAGAATTAATGTCAGCAATCACAGTTTCACATATGAAAACCTGTCTGATGATACCCTGAGCTCTACCCTCGGCGGGAAAGGCCTTGGAATACATCTGCTGAGCAAAGAAAACCCCGTCGGTGCGGACCCCTTCTCTCCGGAAAACCGGCTGATAATCTGTGTCGGACCGATAACCGGCACGCGAATCTGGAGCCAGTCCCGCTACGGAGTATTTTCAAAAAGTCCGGCAACAGGGGGGTTCTGCGAGTCCTACTGCGGCGGCGAACTGGCTCCCAGAATAAAGGGCTGCGGAGCCGATGCCGTGATTATTGAAGGCAAAAGCGATTCCCTTGTTTTCCTTAGCGTAACAGAGGACAGAGTTGATTTTCATGACGCCTCCGGGATTGCGGGGGCTGAAACATACGACGCAGAAAAGTATATCCTGTCCCGCTCCGGCAAGAGCAGCGGGGCCATGGTCATAGGACCTGCGGGGGAAAACCTGGTTGTACAGGCGGCGATTAAGTCCGACCTGTGGCGAAGCGCCGGCCGGGGCGGTCTTGGCGCAGTCATGGGATCCAAAGGAATCAAGGGGATCTCCTTTAACGGTACAAGGAAGGCCGACGTCGCCAATCCGGAAATGGTGACGAATCTGGTTAAAAATATCGCCTCTACCTGGAAGGACTCCCCGGTAACAAAGAAGTACCAGACCTACGGAACACCGTCACAGGTAGCTGTTACCAACGGCGCGAAATGCTTTCCCACGCGTTACTGGCAGAGCGGTGTATCGGAACACTGGCAAAACTTGAGTGCCGAATATATGCATGAACATTTTGAAGTATCAAAACACGGCTGTCCTTCCTGTTTTCTGCAATGTACCAAACATGCCAGGGTTAAATCCGGGCGCCATGCGGGACTGGAAATCGACGGACCTGAATACGAAACAATTTACGCCCTTGGCGGCCTGAACTGCCTGGATTCCCTGGAAGAGGTCGCCTGGCTCAACGACATCTGCGATCGGCTGGGACTGGATACCATGAGCGCCGGTAACCTTTCTGCCCTGGCTGTAGAAGCCTATAAAAGGGGCAAGACCGATTTCGCCATTGACTATAATCAGCCGGATCGAATGGCCGAATTTTTTACATTACTTGCCCACGCCGAGGGGGCCGGCGCGGTTTTTGCAAAAGGGATCAAAAGCGCCGCAGCCGAACTCGGCCTCGAAGATATTGCTGTTCACGTAAAGGGTCTTGAACCGGCGGGCTTCGACCCCCGGGTACTGAAAGGCATGGGACTCTCCTATGCTACATCCCCGCGGGGAGCCTGTCACCTGCGGGGAACCTTCTATAAAGCCGAACTGACCGGTGAGGTTGATCCGGATGTAATCCCCGGAAAAGCACGCTACCACATTGACTATGAAGATCGGGCTGCCCTCTTCGATTCGATGATTCTCTGCCGTTTTTTCCGGGACTTTTATCTTTGGGATGAGCTTTCCGAAATGGTTGAAGCGACGACCGGTATGCGGATGAACAAGAAAGAGCTGGAACTTCTGGCCAACCGGATTACCCAGCAAACCAGGGCTTTTAACCATCGGGAGGGAATCGGCCCGGAACAGGATACCCTTCCAAAGCGAATCCTGAATGAAGCAACAAAGGAAGGAGCTGTTCTTAGCGAGGCGGACCTTCATACAATGATACAGGAATACAATAAGATAAGGGAAGAACGAGATGCAAAAGCAGAAATTAGCAGTTGA